A region of uncultured Desulfobacter sp. DNA encodes the following proteins:
- a CDS encoding sigma 54-interacting transcriptional regulator, translating into MENIQQAIEKNKLLKRFLESMGDGVFVLDPTGKIVAWNPAMEAITGYSSREIKGKSCRILKFSKCFGKDCPSGMHDCKILQTGKVIPTECVISHRNGHLLEVSKNARVIRDDSGQIMGVIETVTDLTELKNTRLKIEQAARRLGELNRLGGIIAKSEVMQNVFSFIKASAACETSIFIQGESGTGKELVAGAIHSIGERKDKPMITVNCSALSESLLESELFGHVKGAFTGAVRDRIGRFEQADQGTIFLDEIGEISPYIQIKLLRVLQEKEIERVGDSKKHKVNIRIITATNKDLKSRVDEGFFREDLYYRLKVFPIYLPPLRNRREDIPLLVDHFIKLNNKISGQTVTGMAEPARKVFMKYSWPGNIRELANAIEHAFVLCSDNQIDLKDLPLEISGQNTTYAAPLPRYPKPASPRKKQRESLDRDSLLTILTESGWNKAEAARRSGFSRAAIWKYMKKWNIPMQSE; encoded by the coding sequence ATGGAAAACATTCAACAGGCAATCGAAAAAAACAAACTGCTTAAGCGGTTTTTGGAATCCATGGGAGACGGCGTATTTGTGCTTGATCCCACCGGGAAAATCGTTGCCTGGAATCCAGCCATGGAAGCCATCACCGGTTATTCATCCAGGGAAATTAAAGGGAAGAGTTGCCGGATACTCAAGTTCAGTAAATGTTTCGGTAAGGACTGCCCTTCCGGGATGCATGACTGCAAGATACTTCAGACCGGAAAAGTCATTCCCACAGAATGTGTGATCAGCCACCGGAACGGACATCTCCTGGAAGTGAGTAAAAACGCCAGGGTCATTAGGGACGACAGCGGACAGATCATGGGGGTGATTGAAACAGTCACTGACCTGACCGAGCTTAAAAACACACGGCTGAAGATAGAGCAAGCCGCACGCCGCCTGGGCGAGTTGAACAGACTGGGCGGCATCATAGCTAAAAGTGAGGTTATGCAAAATGTATTTTCTTTCATAAAAGCTTCAGCAGCATGCGAAACGTCCATTTTCATCCAGGGTGAAAGCGGAACGGGCAAAGAACTTGTGGCCGGGGCTATTCACTCCATCGGCGAGAGAAAAGACAAGCCCATGATTACGGTCAACTGCAGCGCGTTATCCGAATCATTACTGGAAAGTGAATTGTTCGGACATGTCAAAGGTGCATTTACCGGTGCGGTCCGGGACCGGATCGGACGATTTGAGCAGGCTGATCAGGGTACTATATTCTTAGATGAAATCGGTGAAATTTCACCCTATATTCAGATAAAACTCTTGCGCGTACTCCAGGAAAAAGAGATAGAACGCGTTGGGGATTCCAAGAAACACAAGGTAAACATCAGGATCATCACGGCCACCAATAAAGATTTAAAATCACGGGTTGATGAGGGTTTTTTCAGGGAGGATCTGTATTACCGGCTCAAAGTGTTTCCCATCTACCTGCCCCCCTTGAGAAATCGCAGAGAAGACATCCCACTGCTGGTGGACCATTTTATTAAGCTGAACAATAAAATTTCCGGCCAGACCGTTACCGGCATGGCAGAACCGGCCAGGAAAGTTTTCATGAAATATAGCTGGCCAGGAAATATTCGGGAACTGGCCAATGCCATTGAACATGCATTCGTGCTCTGTTCAGACAACCAAATTGACCTGAAAGATCTTCCCCTTGAAATCAGCGGGCAGAACACCACCTATGCTGCCCCTCTCCCACGTTATCCCAAGCCAGCCTCTCCCCGTAAAAAACAGCGGGAGTCTCTTGACCGAGACAGCTTACTGACCATCCTCACAGAGTCCGGATGGAACAAAGCTGAAGCGGCCAGACGGTCGGGCTTCAGCCGGGCAGCCATATGGAAATACATGAAAAAGTGGAACATTCCCATGCAGTCTGAATAG
- a CDS encoding DUF4242 domain-containing protein — protein MNKMHKYVMVHKNLDVDWEVVKENWRKLASVEAATWVRTYFNEEKGIRFCIWLAPSEEILKDIFTEIGISWESITKVVETVPDIWKGDWAEDLARVYRRSSL, from the coding sequence ATGAATAAAATGCATAAATATGTCATGGTTCATAAAAACCTTGATGTGGACTGGGAAGTCGTCAAGGAGAATTGGCGTAAACTGGCATCTGTTGAAGCCGCTACCTGGGTCAGAACTTACTTCAACGAAGAAAAAGGTATACGCTTCTGCATCTGGCTGGCACCCTCTGAAGAGATCCTTAAGGACATCTTTACGGAAATCGGCATCAGCTGGGAATCCATCACCAAGGTGGTCGAAACTGTTCCCGATATTTGGAAGGGTGATTGGGCGGAAGATCTTGCCCGGGTATATAGAAGATCTTCGCTGTGA
- a CDS encoding nitrogenase component 1 encodes MEQREKQIYQKGEQPFEMTCETKSLAGAVNQRACVFCGSRMVLYPIADALHLILRPIGCASYTWDIRGAQSSGPELHRMSFSTDLSETDIIYGGETWNCIPC; translated from the coding sequence TTGGAACAGCGGGAAAAACAGATCTATCAGAAAGGTGAACAGCCCTTTGAGATGACATGTGAAACCAAGAGTCTGGCGGGGGCAGTAAACCAGAGGGCCTGCGTGTTCTGCGGCTCCAGGATGGTGCTTTACCCCATTGCCGACGCATTGCACCTTATTCTCCGCCCCATAGGGTGCGCCTCCTATACCTGGGATATCAGAGGAGCCCAGTCTTCGGGGCCGGAGCTGCACCGGATGAGTTTTTCAACGGATCTGTCAGAGACAGATATTATCTATGGCGGAGAAACATGGAATTGCATCCCTTGTTGA